One Scyliorhinus canicula chromosome 14, sScyCan1.1, whole genome shotgun sequence genomic region harbors:
- the LOC119977404 gene encoding SLIT and NTRK-like protein 5, translated as MKMYVWLTQAIAFASFLLSWAETIESYGDICEKLCSCEEKDEVLVVGCENSHIVSLLQLSPPRFPVYHLFLSGNLLSRLYPNQFLNFTGVSILHLGSNQIEEIEAGAFNGLRATRRLHLNNNKLEGLRDDSLSGLESLEYLQLDYNYISWMGPASLGKLHSLQVLILNDNLLSSLPPNLFKHVPLTHLDLRGNRLKMLPYAGLLEHMDRVVGLQLEDNPWNCTCELIALKAWLESIAYTALVGEVVCETPFRLHGRDLDEVAKQELCPRRSSLDSDWKPLPPLATHGYFSSSPAPPGPFLTPSPAPRLPPRAPKGTRLPKAPRVRPTAKAPKEGYNYGPIFAYQTKPPVPLVCPRQCTCNMQISDIGLNVNCQERRIQRVSELEPKPYNPKKMYLTGNAIVTVRRSDFYDTPGLDLLHLGHNRITVVQDRAFMNLTHLRRLYLNGNCLERLTSEMFQGLRSLQFLYLEYNAIKEIVAGTLQPLPSLQLLFLNNNLLRALPSHIFAALNLTRLSLRSNRFTSLPMAGILEQLHSLIQIELYENPWDCGCEAVALKHWLESFNSGTLVNGLICQTPKQFAGKDLRTIKSDLVCPDYSDTLVPTPSPPPPGVQLTQSPTTAATPPLQSVADTGSVPLSVLILSLLLVFITSVFVAAGLFVLVMKRRKKVQSDHASTNNSDVSSFNLQYSVYSHRSAPKAKSPASHVYEYIPHPLGHMCKNPIYRSREGNSVDDYRDLHELKVAYRNQVEEERENQLRSPTYSISTIEPQEEISQVQDVDHFYRGILEPVKQSPTGNSVDYKFGSPPNYNYSPNYEVRRQYLHPERMRETVLYGAPSNVYAEQIRNDYLELKAKLHIEPDYLEVLEKQTTCSQF; from the coding sequence ATGAAAATGTATGTGTGGCTGACGCAAGCCATCGCTTTTGCATCCTTCCTCCTGTCCTGGGCTGAGACCATCGAGAGCTACGGAGACATCTGCGAGAAGCTGTGCTCGTGCGAGGAGAAGGACGAGGTGCTGGTGGTGGGCTGTGAGAACAGCCACATCGTCTCGCTGCTGCAGCTCAGCCCTCCGCGGTTCCCCGTCTACCACCTCTTCCTGAGCGGCAACCTGCTGAGCCGCCTGTACCCCAACCAGTTCCTCAACTTCACCGGCGTCTCCATCCTGCACCTGGGCAGCAACCAGATCGAGGAGATCGAGGCGGGGGCTTtcaacgggctgcgggccacccgGAGGCTGCACCTCAACAACAACAAGCTGGAGGGGCTGAGGGATGACAGCCTGTCCGGGCTGGAGAGCCTGGAGTACCTGCAGCTCGACTACAACTACATCAGCTGGATGGGGCCCGCCTCCCTGGGCAAGCTGCACTCGCTGCAGGTCCTCATCCTCAACGACAACCTCCTGAGCAGCCTGCCCCCCAACCTCTTCAAGCAcgtccccctcacccacctcgaCCTGCGGGGCAACCGCCTCAAGATGCTGCCCTACGCCGGCCTCCTGGAGCACATGGACCGGGTGGTGGGGCTGCAGCTGGAGGACAACCCCTGGAACTGCACCTGCGAGCTGATCGCCCTCAAGGCCTGGCTGGAGAGCATCGCCTACACGGCGCTGGTGGGCGAGGTGGTGTGCGAGACCCCCTTCCGCCTGCACGGCCGCGACCTGGACGAGGTGGCCAAGCAGGAGCTGTGCCCCCGGCGGAGCAGCCTGGACTCCGACTggaagcccctcccccctctcgccaCCCACGGCTACTTCTCCAGCAGCCCGGCCCCGCCTGgccccttcctcaccccctcGCCTGCGCCCAGGCTGCCCCCCAGGGCGCCCAAGGGCACCCGCCTGCCCAAAGCGCCACGCGTCCGCCCCACCGCCAAGGCCCCCAAGGAAGGCTACAACTACGGGCCCATCTTCGCCTACCAGACCAAGCCGCCCGTGCCTTTGGTGTGTCCCCGGCAGTGCACGTGCAACATGCAGATCTCGGACATTGGCCTCAACGTGAACTGCCAGGAGCGGCGCATCCAGAGGGTCAGCGAGCTGGAGCCCAAACCCTACAACCCCAAAAAGATGTACCTGACCGGCAATGCCATCGTCACCGTGCGCCGCTCGGATTTCTACGACACGCCGGGGCTGGACTTGCTGCATCTGGGTCACAACCGGATCACGGTGGTGCAGGACCGAGCCTTCATGAACCTCACCCACCTGCGCCGGCTGTACCTCAACGGCAACTGCCTGGAGAGGCTGACCTCGGAGATGTTCCAGGGGCTGCGGAGCCTGCAGTTCCTCTACCTGGAGTACAACGCCATCAAAGAGATCGTGGCCGGCACCCTGCAGCCTCTGCCCAGCCTCCAGCTCCTCTTCCTCAACAACAACCTGCTCCGGGCTCTCCCCAGCCACATCTTCGCCGCCTTGAACCTGACCCGCCTCAGCCTGCGGAGCAACCGTTTCACCTCGCTGCCCATGGCGGGAATCCTGGAGCAACTGCACTCCCTCATCCAGATCGAGCTGTATGAGAACCCCTGGGACTGTGGCTGCGAGGCGGTGGCGCTCAAACACTGGCTGGAGAGCTTCAACAGCGGCACCCTGGTCAACGGCCTCATCTGCCAGACCCCCAAGCAGTTCGCAGGCAAAGACCTGAGAACCATTAAATCCGACCTGGTCTGCCCTGATTACTCCGATACTCTGGTGCCcaccccttctccaccccctccagggGTCCAGCTCACCCAGAGCCCCACCACCGCGGCCACCCCCCCTCTGCAGTCGGTGGCGGACACGGGCTCCGTGCCCCTCTCCGTCCTCATCCTCAGCCTGCTCCTGGTCTTCATCACCTCGGTCTTTGTGGCCGCCGGCCTCTTCGTGCTGGTGATGAAGCGGCGCAAGAAGGTGCAGAGCGACCATGCCAGCACCAACaactcggacgtgagctccttcAACCTGCAGTACAGCGTCTACAGCCACAGGTCGGCCCCCAAAGCCAAGAGCCCGGCCAGCCACGTGTACGAGTACATCCCCCATCCCCTGGGACACATGTGCAAGAACCCCATCTACAGGTCGAGGGAGGGCAACTCGGTGGACGATTACAGGGACCTGCACGAGCTGAAAGTGGCCTACAGGAACCAAGTGGAGGAGGAGCGAGAGAACCAGTTGAGAAGCCCCACTTACAGCATTAGCACCATAGAACCCCAGGAGGAGATCTCCCAGGTGCAAGATGTAGATCATTTCTACCGTGGGATTCTAGAACCGGTGAAACAGTCCCCCACTGGGAACAGTGTTGACTATAAATTTGGTAGCCCACCAAACTATAATTACTCACCAAACTATGAAGTTAGGCGTCAGTATTTGCACCCAGAAAGAATGAGGGAGACGGTGCTGTACGGGGCACCCAGTAACGTATATGCTGAACAAATAAGGAATGATTATCTCGAACTAAAAGCAAAGCTTCATATTGAGCCGGACTACCTCGAAGTTCTGGAAAAACAGACAACGTGCAGTCAGTTCTAA